A genomic window from Populus nigra chromosome 7, ddPopNigr1.1, whole genome shotgun sequence includes:
- the LOC133699336 gene encoding ferredoxin, root R-B2-like isoform X2 codes for MTTVTVSSQSLLKAAPQNQFTSTIVKRTSSLGSVKSVSKSFGLNCSANYKASMAVYKVKVITPEGEEHEFEAPDDTYILDAAENAGVELPYSCRAGACCTCAGKVASGSVDQSDGSFLDEDQMKDGYLLTCVSYPTSDCVIHTHKEGDLC; via the coding sequence ATGACAACAGTTACCGTTTCTTCCCAAAGCCTGCTCAAAGCTGCACCCCAAAATCAGTTTACGAGCACCATTGTCAAGAGAACGTCCTCACTGGGATCAGTAAAGAGTGTCTCTAAGTCATTTGGCTTGAATTGCTCCGCCAACTACAAAGCATCAATGGCAGTATACAAGGTTAAAGTGATTACACCAGAAGGCGAAGAGCATGAATTTGAAGCTCCAGATGACACATACATCCTAGATGCAGCCGAGAATGCAGGAGTTGAGCTGCCTTATTCTTGCAGGGCTGGGGCTTGTTGTACCTGTGCTGGGAAGGTGGCATCAGGTTCTGTCGACCAGTCTGATGGTTCTTTCCTTGATGAGGATCAAATGAAGGACGGTTATCTTCTGACTTGCGTTTCCTACCCAACTTCAGATTGTGTGATTCACACTCACAAGGAAGGTGACCTTTGCTGA